The following proteins come from a genomic window of Alosa sapidissima isolate fAloSap1 chromosome 20, fAloSap1.pri, whole genome shotgun sequence:
- the LOC121694892 gene encoding uncharacterized protein LOC121694892 isoform X4 translates to MGSGIVMPDRAECFFRFSYFSPCKHLCKTNQYSGSYSCVYSDRKVNAGEVRATGANTVFIQVHQIQVHSQPESAPWPLFKFILFLIAGLLAWVSSLGMCYICCRISRRKRPKERPPVRSPSSDDVFGVYCEIECVPPNTEPNSELIDSSALYSTSYREHRQAQAELNDVYAKVTKSHR, encoded by the exons ATGGGTAGTGGAATTGTCATGCCAGACAG GGCAGAATGTTTCTTCCGATTCTCCTACTTTTCACCCTGCAAACATTTATGCAAAACCAACCAAT ATTCGGGCAGCTACAGCTGTGTCTATTCAGACAGAAAAGTCAACGCTGGTGAGGTGAGAGCAACAGGCGCAAATACTGTATTCATCCAGGTCCATCAGATCCAGGTCCATTCTCAGCCAGAGTCAG CTCCATGGCCTTTATTCAAGTTCATTCTCTTCTTGATTGCTGGTCTGTTAGCATGGGTATCGTCACTGGGCATGTGCTACATTTGCTGTAGAATATCACGTAGAAAGC GTCCCAAGGAAAGACCGCCAGTAAG ATCTCCTTCCAGTGATGATGTATTTGGAGTGTACTGTGAAATCGAATGTGTTCCAC CCAACACAGAACCAAATTCTGAACT cattgACAGCAGTGCTCTTTATTCTACGTCTTACAGAG AACATCGTCAAGCACAAGCTGAACTGAATGACGTATATGCTAAAGTCACAAAGAGTCACAGATGA
- the LOC121694892 gene encoding uncharacterized protein LOC121694892 isoform X2: MSLFILRPRHGTISTWVAELSCQTGQNVSSDSPTFHPANIYAKPTNVSEGQNVTIKCSLLGVTSSTPHKDINMYLCKDGIGVCMELLSSKKDATFIFPDVTQQDSGSYSCVYSDRKVNAGEVRATGANTVFIQVHQIQVHSQPESAPWPLFKFILFLIAGLLAWVSSLGMCYICCRISRRKRPKERPPVRSPSSDDVFGVYCEIECVPPNTEPNSELIDSSALYSTSYREHRQAQAELNDVYAKVTKSHR, from the exons ATGTCTTTGTTTATATTACGCCCTCGTCACGGGACAATCT CTACATGGGTAGCGGAATTGTCATGCCAGACAG GGCAGAATGTTTCTTCCGATTCTCCTACTTTTCACCCTGCAAACATTTATGCAAAACCAACCAATGTAAGTGAAGGGCAGAATGTGACTATAAAATGCAGCCTTCTCGGTGTAACATCCTCCACTCCACACAAGGATATAAATATGTACCTTTGCAAAGATGGAATTGGAGTGTGTATGGAACTACTGAGTAGCAAGAAAGATGCTACATTTATCTTCCCTGATGTTACACAACAAGATTCGGGCAGCTACAGCTGTGTCTATTCAGACAGAAAAGTCAACGCTGGTGAGGTGAGAGCAACAGGCGCAAATACTGTATTCATCCAGGTCCATCAGATCCAGGTCCATTCTCAGCCAGAGTCAG CTCCATGGCCTTTATTCAAGTTCATTCTCTTCTTGATTGCTGGTCTGTTAGCATGGGTATCGTCACTGGGCATGTGCTACATTTGCTGTAGAATATCACGTAGAAAGC GTCCCAAGGAAAGACCGCCAGTAAG ATCTCCTTCCAGTGATGATGTATTTGGAGTGTACTGTGAAATCGAATGTGTTCCAC CCAACACAGAACCAAATTCTGAACT cattgACAGCAGTGCTCTTTATTCTACGTCTTACAGAG AACATCGTCAAGCACAAGCTGAACTGAATGACGTATATGCTAAAGTCACAAAGAGTCACAGATGA
- the LOC121694892 gene encoding uncharacterized protein LOC121694892 isoform X1, protein MSHLRAYAQPCYSQPIEFRDMKKDVHSAVLLVEPHGHTPSQHKVVKQADTAMGLQLILISTWVAELSCQTGQNVSSDSPTFHPANIYAKPTNVSEGQNVTIKCSLLGVTSSTPHKDINMYLCKDGIGVCMELLSSKKDATFIFPDVTQQDSGSYSCVYSDRKVNAGEVRATGANTVFIQVHQIQVHSQPESAPWPLFKFILFLIAGLLAWVSSLGMCYICCRISRRKRPKERPPVRSPSSDDVFGVYCEIECVPPNTEPNSELIDSSALYSTSYREHRQAQAELNDVYAKVTKSHR, encoded by the exons ATGAGTCACTTACGTGCTTATGCCCAGCCTTGTTACAGTCAACCAATAGAATTTAGAGATATGAAAAAGGATGTTCATTCTGCTGTGCTGCTTGTTGAACCACATGGTCACACACCATCCCAGCACAAAGTGGTCAAACAGGCAGACACAGCGATGGGGCTGCAACTCATTCTTATAT CTACATGGGTAGCGGAATTGTCATGCCAGACAG GGCAGAATGTTTCTTCCGATTCTCCTACTTTTCACCCTGCAAACATTTATGCAAAACCAACCAATGTAAGTGAAGGGCAGAATGTGACTATAAAATGCAGCCTTCTCGGTGTAACATCCTCCACTCCACACAAGGATATAAATATGTACCTTTGCAAAGATGGAATTGGAGTGTGTATGGAACTACTGAGTAGCAAGAAAGATGCTACATTTATCTTCCCTGATGTTACACAACAAGATTCGGGCAGCTACAGCTGTGTCTATTCAGACAGAAAAGTCAACGCTGGTGAGGTGAGAGCAACAGGCGCAAATACTGTATTCATCCAGGTCCATCAGATCCAGGTCCATTCTCAGCCAGAGTCAG CTCCATGGCCTTTATTCAAGTTCATTCTCTTCTTGATTGCTGGTCTGTTAGCATGGGTATCGTCACTGGGCATGTGCTACATTTGCTGTAGAATATCACGTAGAAAGC GTCCCAAGGAAAGACCGCCAGTAAG ATCTCCTTCCAGTGATGATGTATTTGGAGTGTACTGTGAAATCGAATGTGTTCCAC CCAACACAGAACCAAATTCTGAACT cattgACAGCAGTGCTCTTTATTCTACGTCTTACAGAG AACATCGTCAAGCACAAGCTGAACTGAATGACGTATATGCTAAAGTCACAAAGAGTCACAGATGA
- the LOC121694892 gene encoding uncharacterized protein LOC121694892 isoform X3 codes for MGSGIVMPDRAECFFRFSYFSPCKHLCKTNQYSGSYSCVYSDRKVNAGEVRATGANTVFIQVHQIQVHSQPESAPWPLFKFILFLIAGLLAWVSSLGMCYICCRISRRKRPKERPPVRSPSSDDVFGVYCEIECVPPNTEPNSELIDSSALYSTSYREHRQAQAELNDVYAKVTKSHR; via the exons ATGGGTAGCGGAATTGTCATGCCAGACAG GGCAGAATGTTTCTTCCGATTCTCCTACTTTTCACCCTGCAAACATTTATGCAAAACCAACCAAT ATTCGGGCAGCTACAGCTGTGTCTATTCAGACAGAAAAGTCAACGCTGGTGAGGTGAGAGCAACAGGCGCAAATACTGTATTCATCCAGGTCCATCAGATCCAGGTCCATTCTCAGCCAGAGTCAG CTCCATGGCCTTTATTCAAGTTCATTCTCTTCTTGATTGCTGGTCTGTTAGCATGGGTATCGTCACTGGGCATGTGCTACATTTGCTGTAGAATATCACGTAGAAAGC GTCCCAAGGAAAGACCGCCAGTAAG ATCTCCTTCCAGTGATGATGTATTTGGAGTGTACTGTGAAATCGAATGTGTTCCAC CCAACACAGAACCAAATTCTGAACT cattgACAGCAGTGCTCTTTATTCTACGTCTTACAGAG AACATCGTCAAGCACAAGCTGAACTGAATGACGTATATGCTAAAGTCACAAAGAGTCACAGATGA